AGTGTTGGAAAATGCTTCTGCGCAACCCTTCACCTGGTCCAAAGCCGGTTCGCGCCCGCAGGATTATGACATGGGCGGGGATCCGACCGTGAGTCATGGTTCTGCGAATGGCGGCTTCATCAAATCGAAAGTGGCGACCATCAACGGCTTTGGCACATACTTGACGAGCATTGCACCCGGCCAGTATCGCAATCAAGCCATAAAGCTTTCCGCATACGTGAAAACCGTAAACGTCGCAAGTTTCGCGGGCTTGTGGATGCGCGTCGATGCCGGCAATCAAACGTTAAGCTTTGACAACATGGGAACGCGGCCGCTGGTGGGCACCATGGATTGGGAGCAATACGAAATCATATTAGACGTTCCCGAAAACAGCACGGCCATTTTTTTCGGCTTGACAATCGACGGTACCGGCGAAGCCTATGTGGATGGTTTGCAAATAGAACCGGCAGCGCGCACGTGGAGCGTTATCAGCACCGGCACGACCCAAACGATTTTAGCGCTTAAAGCCGTGGACGAAAACACGGTTTGGGCCGGCGCTTCGGGCGGTACCTATTTGCGCTCCACGGACGGCGGCGCGACTTGGAAAACGGGCGTCGTGCCTGGAGCGCAGACGCTCCTCTTTAACTCCATCGCCGTTATCAATCAAGACACGGCTTATTACACTGGACAGGATTGGAACACATTGCAAGACGCTCGCATCTACAAAACCACGGACGGCGGCGCGACCTGGACGCAGCAATATCGCAACACCGGCGCCGGCGCTTTTTTCAACAGCATTGCCTTTTGGGATGCAAACAATGGTTTGGCAACGAGTGATCCCGTTGACGGAAGTTTTTTGATCGTTACCACCACGGATGGCGGTGCGACGTGGAACCAGGTGCCGGCGGCAAATCTTCCCGCGCCGAAGCCAAACGAATGGGCGGGTTTTGGCGATGCGGGCGGTACCACGTTGTTCGTTGAAGGAACAAAAAATGCCTGGTTCGGCACCGGCAACGGAACTCCGATTCGCGTGATCAAATCCACGGATCAAGGGAAAGCCTGGACCTCCGTAAGCACACCGTTACCGAGCAGTGGAGATTTTTTCGGGATCAGTACAGTAGCATTCGCAGATTCGCTTACGGGCTTTGCCGGAGGTTATAAGTCTTCCTATAGCAAAACCGAGACGATGTTAGTGAAAACCACGGATGGCGGCCAGAGTTGGAATTTGGTTCCGGCTCTCAACCTTCATCCTTCGACTCTGCAGTTTGTCCCGAATACCAATAACAACATGTTGGTGGCCAGTTCGGCCCAAGGCACGGCCTATTCCAATGACGGCGGCGACACTTGGCAAATTCTTCCAAGCACACAACCAACCTTTGCGCTCAGCTTTGTCAGTCCCACGGTTGGTTGGGCCGCCAGCTATTCACCCTCGGGAAAGATATTTAAGTTCGCCGGTGAGTTGAGCACCGCGGTTGCCGAGCGGCCATCCGCGCAACCTTCTGGCTTTCACCTCGCGCAAAATTATCCCAATCCCTTCAATCCTTCGACGATGATTCAATACCAACTGCCGCGCGCCGCGCAAGTGCAACTCGCCATTTACAATCTGCTCGGCGAGAAAGTGCGCACGCTGGTTGATGCAAAGGAGTCCGCGGGCTTGAAGCAAATCACGTGGGACGGCCGCAACGACCGCGGCGAGCGCGTGAGCAGCGGCGTGTATCTCTATCGCCTCGAAGCCGGTGAGTTCAGCACGGCAAAGCGGCTTTTGTTGATGAAATGAATGATTGTAGGGGCAGTTGCGAGCACACGCGAGGAAGAGAAAGATAAATGAGCGGGAAGCAATTCCTATTCATTCTTATCAGCGCGTGGCATGCCGTGTTCGCAAGCTGGGCGCAATCGTACTGGCAATTGCAAGCCGAGTTGAGCCCGCTTGCGCCGCCGGTGAATCTTGCCGTAGTAAATGATCAAAGCGCATGGCTATGCGACTTCAATGGGCAAGTGTGGCGCACCAATGATGCCGGCAAAACCTGGCGGCTGATTGCAACCGTGACGCGTGAGGAAAAAATCTCTTGCCTCGCGGCCGTCGATTCAAATATTGCCATTGCCGGCGGTGCGGGCGCGGAACGTGAGAACGGCAGTGCGAATTTGTATCGCACGATTGACGGCGGTCAAAGCTGGCAAGTGGCTTACACAGCCAAAGGACCCACGCCATATTGGTATGCGGTGCATTGGTTTGACACCGGGAATGGCATTGCGTTGAGCAATCCCCCCAGTGCGCATGAAAATTTTTTGATTGCAAAAACCAATGATGCTGGCGCAACCTGGCGGCGTATTGCGCAAATGCCGCAGCCGCAAGAACAGGAGTCTGGGCTATCCCATGCTTGCTTTTTTTATGATCATCTTCACGGTTGGTTCGGCACTGTAGTGGATATACATCGAAATCAGGGCAACCGTATGTTTCGCACCAGCGACGGCGGTGAAAGTTGGATTCTCCTTCCCAACGCGTTGAGCGTAGAGTTGCAAGCTTTGCATTTCATTTCGCCCAGCATCGGCTTGCGAGCCTCGGCACAACCTCCTTTCCTGGCACGCACCACGGACAGCGGTCAGACGTGGCAGCCGATCAATGATCTTCCAGTAGCAGAAGTGCAATATCTCACATTGTTCACCGGCGTCAACGCGGCTTCGCATCAGCAATTGTGGCTTTATGGCGAAGCCGGGCCGGATTTTCGACCTTTTATTTTAACCAGCGTTGATGGCGGATTGGCGTGGGAAGAGCAGATACTCGCCGACGTGGGTGTGAGCAAAGTGCTGACCTTTGCGGCTATTGCCTTTGGTGCGAGCAATGACAGTGTGCAAGCTTGGGGCGTGGTTTATGACTTTCATACAAAGCGCGGCGGCATCATCAGTTATCGGGCTGCTTGCGGTGCGACTACAGTCGTACAAGAGAAGATGAATGAGCTTCCGCACCACCACGTGTTGGCGCAGAATTATCCCAACCCGTTCAATTCCTCGACTGTGATTCAATATGTACTGCAACGCACCGGGCACGCGCAACTTGTGATTTGCAACCTCCGCGGCGAGAGAGTACGCACATTGGTCGATACGAAAGAATCCGCGGGAGTGAAGCAAGCCACGTGGGATGGCCGAGATGAACACGGCCAATGCGTAAGCAGTGGCGTGTACCTCTATCGCTTCCAGGCCGGCGAGTTCAGCGTTGCAAAGCGGCTTTTGTTGATGAAATAAAACACCCCGGCCGAGGCGCATGGCGGTCATGTGGGGACGTCATGCGCGAAGCCGGGGTTTAATTGTGTGAGATTTTTGCTTCAATTTTTTGTCTTTCACCATCAAGCGCGACGGCGAAGACTTTGACACGATCTGGCTTTATCCGAACAGACTTCTTCGTACCGGCTTTTATCGGCTTCACCTTCGACGCACTGCATCCCTTTGCCCCCTTACTTGCCTTGTAAAACTTTTCATCACAGAGATACACAGGATTCACCAACTATCTTGGAGATGGGGATGTTCGTGGAATGCGGCGTTTTAAAAACGAACACCGCGCGGGAGCTCTGGAACGAAGCTGATTTTTCCGGCATACTCGGCCATAGCGCGATCATGCAGAGTGTGTTTGCACTCTTGCGGCAGGTGATGCCCACGGACGTGCGCGTGCTCATTTCGGGAGAAAGCGGCACCGGCAAGGAGTGCATCGCGCGCGCCATTCATGACGGCAGCCCGCGCCAGCAAGGCCCTTTTGTGGCGGTGGATTGCGGCGCCCTGCCGGCGAATTTGCTGGAAAGCGAGTTGTTCGGCTATGTCAAAGGCGCCTTCACCGGCGCGGATCGAGATCGCAAGGGACTGTTTGAAGAAGCCCACGGCGGCACGCTGTTCCTCGACGAGATCGTCAACATGCCGATGGAGCTGCAAGCCAAGCTGCTACGCGCCATCCAAGAAAGTGAAATCCGCCCGCTGGGCAGCTCGCAGGTTAGAAAAGTGAACGCGCGCATTATCGCCGCGGCCAGCGAGAGCGTGCGGGATGAGATGATCGCCGGCAAATTTCGCCGCGATCTCTTTTATCGCCTTAACGTCGTCAATATCAACCTGCCCGCGCTGCGCGAGAGAAAAGAAGACATCCCTATTCTTGCCGAGCATTTTCTCAGCGCGATGAACAAAAAGTACGGCAAGCACCTCAAAGGCTTTCACGCCGATACCATGCCGCATTTGGAGGCCTACGCCTGGCCCGGTAACATCCGCGAGCTGGAGCACGCCATGGAGCGCGCCGTGGTGCTCTGCCAATCCGAGCAACTGCGCCAAACCGATTTCCCCTTTTTTGAAACACCTTCTGCCGCCGGCAACACGCTGTTTCAACCGCGCCCCTGGGATGAAGCCATCTTCGAGCTGAAAAGGCAGTATCTCGCCAATGTTTTAAAATATACTGGCGGTGCTAAAAAGCAAGCTGCGGAGATTTTACAAATTCAACCGACTTATTTGAGCCGGCTGCTGAAGAATTTGCGGGTTGAGGAGTGAGCAAGGCTCTTAGGCGCAGAAAAATACTCTTAACGTTGCCGTGTCTTTTTTGAACGCGGATGACACGGATTGAGCGGATTGGCGCGGATAAAGCCCAAAAAATAAAAATCCGTGGGAATCCGTGTCATCCGCGTAACCCGTGTTTAAAAGCTTTCTTCTTCGATGCTGTCCGCTGGTCGTTTTTTAATGCTTGGGAATTTTTTAAAGCCTTCAACCTTCTTCGTTTATCCTTTTATACCATTCTGCAGAT
The genomic region above belongs to Cytophagia bacterium CHB2 and contains:
- a CDS encoding T9SS type A sorting domain-containing protein, whose product is MRRLDMSCKSYKISALLSLALLLCVVLENASAQPFTWSKAGSRPQDYDMGGDPTVSHGSANGGFIKSKVATINGFGTYLTSIAPGQYRNQAIKLSAYVKTVNVASFAGLWMRVDAGNQTLSFDNMGTRPLVGTMDWEQYEIILDVPENSTAIFFGLTIDGTGEAYVDGLQIEPAARTWSVISTGTTQTILALKAVDENTVWAGASGGTYLRSTDGGATWKTGVVPGAQTLLFNSIAVINQDTAYYTGQDWNTLQDARIYKTTDGGATWTQQYRNTGAGAFFNSIAFWDANNGLATSDPVDGSFLIVTTTDGGATWNQVPAANLPAPKPNEWAGFGDAGGTTLFVEGTKNAWFGTGNGTPIRVIKSTDQGKAWTSVSTPLPSSGDFFGISTVAFADSLTGFAGGYKSSYSKTETMLVKTTDGGQSWNLVPALNLHPSTLQFVPNTNNNMLVASSAQGTAYSNDGGDTWQILPSTQPTFALSFVSPTVGWAASYSPSGKIFKFAGELSTAVAERPSAQPSGFHLAQNYPNPFNPSTMIQYQLPRAAQVQLAIYNLLGEKVRTLVDAKESAGLKQITWDGRNDRGERVSSGVYLYRLEAGEFSTAKRLLLMK
- a CDS encoding sigma-54-dependent Fis family transcriptional regulator, with product MGMFVECGVLKTNTARELWNEADFSGILGHSAIMQSVFALLRQVMPTDVRVLISGESGTGKECIARAIHDGSPRQQGPFVAVDCGALPANLLESELFGYVKGAFTGADRDRKGLFEEAHGGTLFLDEIVNMPMELQAKLLRAIQESEIRPLGSSQVRKVNARIIAAASESVRDEMIAGKFRRDLFYRLNVVNINLPALRERKEDIPILAEHFLSAMNKKYGKHLKGFHADTMPHLEAYAWPGNIRELEHAMERAVVLCQSEQLRQTDFPFFETPSAAGNTLFQPRPWDEAIFELKRQYLANVLKYTGGAKKQAAEILQIQPTYLSRLLKNLRVEE
- a CDS encoding T9SS type A sorting domain-containing protein, translated to MSGKQFLFILISAWHAVFASWAQSYWQLQAELSPLAPPVNLAVVNDQSAWLCDFNGQVWRTNDAGKTWRLIATVTREEKISCLAAVDSNIAIAGGAGAERENGSANLYRTIDGGQSWQVAYTAKGPTPYWYAVHWFDTGNGIALSNPPSAHENFLIAKTNDAGATWRRIAQMPQPQEQESGLSHACFFYDHLHGWFGTVVDIHRNQGNRMFRTSDGGESWILLPNALSVELQALHFISPSIGLRASAQPPFLARTTDSGQTWQPINDLPVAEVQYLTLFTGVNAASHQQLWLYGEAGPDFRPFILTSVDGGLAWEEQILADVGVSKVLTFAAIAFGASNDSVQAWGVVYDFHTKRGGIISYRAACGATTVVQEKMNELPHHHVLAQNYPNPFNSSTVIQYVLQRTGHAQLVICNLRGERVRTLVDTKESAGVKQATWDGRDEHGQCVSSGVYLYRFQAGEFSVAKRLLLMK